From the Musa acuminata AAA Group cultivar baxijiao chromosome BXJ1-2, Cavendish_Baxijiao_AAA, whole genome shotgun sequence genome, one window contains:
- the LOC135585568 gene encoding pentatricopeptide repeat-containing protein At5g66520-like — translation MKPPPPRFRLSLIRRSGLKQARQIHAHLISLGLVSYTYVTSRVLALYALHDMALAHQLFARIPQPTIFNWNTMIRGFSDTARPHRGLAVYVGMRRHDVFPNMHTFPFTIKSCTGVPVLSQVHGQVFKFGFDLDVFVTSSLVKRYSDLGAVQLASKVFDESSHRNVVCWTSLVTGYCSHGLVDKARSLFDHMPERNGASWSAMITGYVQNERHKEAIELFHELRECSAAELNDALLVSALSACASLGALEEGRWIHSHIDAKGSTHYGLELGTALVDFYAKCGFVDGAREVFDKMPRKDVTAWSAMIMGLALNGHSRPAIGVFSEMLKQGVAPNAITFIGVLAACNHGGLVDEGRAHFESMVSAYAVRPTIEHYGCMVDLLSRAGHTAEAEGLIESMPMEPDGVIWGALLNGCRMHGHFKRGERAGRRVIELEPAHFGRYVGLANVYASMKRWDGVAELRTAMRKRQVTTTPGWSSIGHLDDKTHRQKETHR, via the coding sequence ATGAAGCCACCTCCTCCTCGTTTCCGTCTCTCTTTGATACGACGATCGGGTCTCAAACAAGCCCGCCAAATCCACGCCCATTTGATCTCCCTCGGCCTCGTCTCCTACACCTACGTCACCAGCCGAGTCCTCGCCCTCTACGCCCTCCATGACATGGCCCTTGCCCACCAGCTGTTCGCCCGAATCCCCCAGCCGACCATCTTCAACTGGAACACCATGATCCGCGGGTTCTCCGACACCGCCCGACCCCACCGTGGTCTCGCCGTCTACGTCGGCATGCGCCGCCACGACGTCTTTCCCAACATGCATACTTTTCCGTTCACGATCAAGTCGTGCACCGGTGTCCCCGTGCTTTCCCAGGTCCACGGGCAGGTTTTTAAGTTCGGGTTCGATCTCGATGTCTTCGTTACCAGCTCTCTCGTGAAAAGGTACTCCGATCTGGGAGCTGTACAACTTGCTTCCAAGGTATTCGACGAAAGTTCTCACAGAAACGTAGTTTGTTGGACTAGTCTCGTAACCGGCTACTGCAGTCATGGCTTGGTGGATAAAGCCCGCAGCTTGTTCGATCATATGCCCGAGAGAAACGGTGCTTCCTGGAGTGCCATGATCACGGGGTACGTGCAGAACGAACGCCACAAAGAGGCCATCGAGTTGTTCCACGAGTTGAGAGAATGTTCGGCTGCAGAGCTCAACGACGCTCTTCTTGTCAGTGCTCTGAGCGCTTGTGCGAGTCTGGGCGCTTTGGAGGAGGGGAGATGGATCCATTCACACATAGACGCAAAGGGATCGACGCACTACGGGCTCGAGCTTGGGACTGCACTGGTGGATTTCTACGCAAAATGTGGCTTCGTCGACGGCGCGAGAGAGGTCTTCGACAAGATGCCACGCAAGGATGTGACAGCTTGGAGTGCGATGATCATGGGACTAGCTCTCAACGGGCACAGCCGTCCGGCCATCGGCGTCTTCTCGGAAATGCTAAAGCAAGGCGTGGCGCCGAACGCGATCACCTTCATCGGAGTCCTGGCCGCTTGTAATCACGGAGGCCTGGTCGACGAAGGGCGGGCTCATTTCGAGAGCATGGTTTCGGCATACGCCGTACGCCCCACGATCGAGCACTACGGATGCATGGTGGATTTGCTGAGCAGGGCCGGCCACACTGCAGAGGCCGAGGGGCTGATTGAATCCATGCCAATGGAGCCGGACGGGGTGATATGGGGAGCTCTGCTGAACGGATGCCGGATGCACGGCCATTTCAAGCGGGGGGAACGGGCGGGGAGGCGGGTGATCGAGCTGGAGCCCGCGCATTTCGGGAGGTACGTCGGGCTGGCCAACGTGTATGCATCGATGAAGAGGTGGGATGGTGTGGCGGAGCTGCGAACGGCAATGAGGAAGAGGCAGGTGACCACCACGCCTGGGTGGAGTTCGATAGGCCATCTTGACGACAAAACCCACCGACAGAAAGAGACTCATAGATAG
- the LOC103974880 gene encoding AP2-like ethylene-responsive transcription factor AIL5 yields MNMNASDNWLDFSLSQQRCLLEAFSDAPHHHGGIEGTDEETNAATELVALAGMGPKLEDFLGGPPGRYSGGDVDTGPKGVYDSDLKTIAAGFQRGVPAEQEKPKAAQKAPLEESRMAADSFGQRTSIYRGVTRHRWTGRYEAHLWDNSCRRQGQSRKGRQVYLGGYDKEEKAARAYDLAALKYWGPTTTTNFPVSNYEKELEEMKNMTRQEFVASLRRKSSGFSRGASIYRGVTRHHQHGRWQARIGRVAGNKDLYLGTFSTQEEAAEAYDIAAIKFRGVNAVTNFDMSRYDVERIVSSNLPVGGIAGRSSASTSSDTMSVDVRHQIEHHDPWATLGLIANIPMKQDHDFCSLLTLHQHHHHHQQHGQALDFGLFSSSGVAMDLAAAYSNNDMSQESGSELPERQQEQSQSSSQCYSIPPCVTTVGSFGGNGYGGYNYVGDWVAPPPSYYHQTSKPDVAACHTAIFGME; encoded by the exons ATGAACATGAACGCTTCCGACAACTGGCTCGATTTCTCCCTCTCCCAGCAGCGGTGCCTCCTTGAAGCCTTCTCCGACGCCCCGCACCAccatg GTGGAATCGAGGGGACGGACGAGGAGACCAACGCAGCGACGGAGCTGGTGGCGCTGGCGGGGATGGGGCCCAAGctggaggacttcctaggggggccTCCGGGGCGGTACTCCGGCGGGGATGTTGACACCGGGCCCAAGGGGGTTTACGACTCCGACTTGAAGACCATAGCCGCCGGATTTCAGCGCGGCGTCCCTGCGGAGCAGGAGAAGCCCAAGGCAGCGCAGAAGGCGCCGTTGGAAGAGTCCAGGATGGCCGCGGACAGCTTCGGTCAGCGGACTTCCATCTACCGGGGCGTCACCAG GCACCGATGGACGGGGAGGTACGAGGCGCACCTGTGGGACAACAGCTGCCGCCGGCAGGGGCAGAGCCGTAAAGGCCGACAAG TCTATTTAG GTGGTTATGATAAGGAGGAGAAGGCGGCGAGGGCGTACGATCTCGCAGCGCTCAAATACTGGGGTCCAACCACCACCACCAACTTCCCT GTCTCTAACTATGAGAAGGAGCTGGAGGAGATGAAGAACATGactcgccaagagttcgtcgccTCCCTAAGAAG GAAGAGCAGTGGGTTCTCCAGGGGCGCCTCCATCTACAGAGGAGTCACCAG ACACCATCAACATGGTCGGTGGCAAGCAAGGATCGGAAGAGTAGCAGGCAACAAGGACCTCTACCTTGGAACCTTCA GTACGCAGGAAGAAGCGGCGGAGGCGTATGATATCGCAGCGATCAAGTTCCGGGGAGTCAATGCGGTGACCAACTTCGACATGAGTCGCTACGATGTGGAGCGCATCGTTAGCAGTAATCTCCCTGTTGGCGGCATCGCTGGGAGGTCGTCGGCATCCACCTCTTCTGATACCATGAGCGTCGATGTCAGGCATCAGATCGAACACCATGATCCTTGGGCCACTCTCGGTCTCATCGCCAACATCCCCATGAAGCAGGATCACGACTTCTGCTCCCTGCTCACTCTccaccaacaccaccaccaccaccagcaacACGGCCAAGCTTTAGACTTTGGCCTGTTCTCCTCCTCTGGTGTAGCCATGGACCTCGCCGCTGCTTATTCCAACAACGACATGAGCCAAGAGAGTGGAAGTGAGCTACCGGAACGACAGCAAGAACAATCTCAGAGCAGTAGTCAGTGCTACTCCATCCCTCCTTGTGTCACCACCGTTGGATCCTTTGGTGGTAATGGTTACGGGGGATACAACTATGTGGGGGATTGGGTTGCACCACCACCTTCCTACTATCATCAGACTTCTAAACCAGATGTGGCAGCTTGCCACACCGCCATTTTTGGGATGGAATGA